Proteins co-encoded in one Haladaptatus sp. ZSTT2 genomic window:
- a CDS encoding DUF1059 domain-containing protein — MAHQVICRDAGNDCDFMVRSENQDELIEMVKMHAKETHALDYSTDDVKGVMKSA; from the coding sequence ATGGCTCACCAAGTAATCTGCCGCGACGCTGGCAACGACTGCGACTTCATGGTTCGCTCTGAGAACCAAGACGAGCTCATCGAGATGGTCAAAATGCACGCAAAAGAGACCCACGCTCTCGACTACTCCACAGACGACGTCAAAGGCGTCATGAAGTCGGCCTAA
- a CDS encoding peroxiredoxin family protein has protein sequence MSLEGTPAPEFTVTGTDGSTLSLADAVENGPVVVLTLRGHWCSYCAEQLQTFSNHAYDLWRNHDTTIIPVSHDPVSKLTEMRDRFGLKLQLYSDPDFEMVSAYSGTEQSKKHGKIPLSGTFIVDEEGIVQYEQVAENAADRTYANYARHFINLGFERPYTD, from the coding sequence ATGTCACTCGAAGGCACACCAGCACCGGAGTTTACGGTCACCGGCACTGACGGAAGCACGCTCTCGCTCGCAGACGCGGTCGAAAACGGCCCCGTTGTCGTGCTCACGCTCCGCGGTCACTGGTGTTCGTACTGCGCAGAACAGCTCCAGACGTTCAGTAACCACGCTTACGACCTCTGGCGAAATCACGACACGACCATCATTCCGGTCAGCCACGACCCCGTCTCGAAACTCACAGAGATGCGCGACCGATTTGGCCTGAAGCTGCAACTCTACTCAGACCCCGACTTCGAGATGGTGTCTGCTTACTCGGGCACCGAACAGTCGAAAAAACACGGAAAGATTCCGCTCTCGGGGACGTTTATCGTAGACGAAGAGGGTATCGTGCAGTACGAACAGGTCGCTGAAAACGCCGCAGACCGGACGTACGCGAACTACGCGCGACATTTCATTAACCTCGGCTTCGAGCGACCGTACACCGACTAG